The genomic segment GGGGCGCTGACTCCGTCGTCGGCGCCCGAGGTCGCGCCGTTCCCGGCGGGCCTGCACGACTGCGTGTCGGGCGTGAAGTGGCTGCACGAGAACGCGGCCCGCCTCGGTGTCGACCCCGCGCGCATCATCGTCGCGGGCGAGAGCGGCGGCGGGAACCTGACCCTGGCCACGGGGCTCAAGCTCAAGCAGGACGGCGAGCTCGCGCGCGTGCGCGGCCTGTACGCGCTCTGCCCGTACATCGCCGGCCAATGGCCGCAGGAGCGCCTGCCGTCGTCGATCGAGAACAACGGCATCCTGCTCGACCTGCACAACAACCGCGGCGCGATGGCCTACGGCATCGCCGAGCTCGAGCGCAAGAACCC from the Deltaproteobacteria bacterium genome contains:
- a CDS encoding alpha/beta hydrolase; amino-acid sequence: GALTPSSAPEVAPFPAGLHDCVSGVKWLHENAARLGVDPARIIVAGESGGGNLTLATGLKLKQDGELARVRGLYALCPYIAGQWPQERLPSSIENNGILLDLHNNRGAMAYGIAELERKNPLAWPGFASEQDVKGLPPTLISVNECDPLRDEGIEFYRTLLRAGVPAQCRQVMGTVHGTEIFAIACPDVSRETAASIARFCREV